A window of Mus pahari chromosome 7, PAHARI_EIJ_v1.1, whole genome shotgun sequence contains these coding sequences:
- the Vrtn gene encoding vertnin isoform X1, translating to MTSRDQLVQQVLRDLQEAVESEGLEGLISAALEAKQVLSSFTLPVCQKGGPGAQMLEVDSVALSLYPEDAPRNMLPLVCKGEGSLLFEAASLLLWGHTGLSLELRARTVVEMLLHRHYYLQGMIDSKVMLQAVRYSLCSEESPEMTNLSFATLEAIFDADVKATCFPTSFSNVWHLYALASILERNIYSIYPMRNVKIRPYFNRVIMPRCSTHVTSMLHIMWAGQPLTSHLFRHQYFAPVVGLEEVEADCNTSLDPAPPNLGSLLPPAKTLELLNREPGLSYSHLCDRTNITKSTFYRWRRQTQEHRQKVATRFSAKHFLQDSFHRGGFVPLQQFLQRFPEISRSTYYAWKHELLGSGANSALGPATPSREALAVPEVERPPGKKASEEVGCSPLAAAMLSSPSMILMQRAKSFLEYCISLNKLVPYRCFKCRFPGISRSTYYNWRRKALRRTPSFKLSQAALETAESLQPTDVGKETPSSSKSEAGEEGTGKTGSGAPLTSQGLISPKMPLSRWQRRLRRAARKQVLSGHLPFCRFRLRYPSLLPSTFWVWKSLSQGSPRMQITSLGQRKQKPEGRQKPEGRQKPEGRQKPEGRQKSEERQNPVEPQAMETVQNVTSVVVPPAETLPVAASPEDAPGGPSREGITQEAAMAQGQPHSGSLPSQTMAKAPGGSDGQVLVMDMLTTTRFKAQAKLFLQKRFQSKTFPSYKEFQALFPLTARSTYYMWKRALYEGLTLIDG from the coding sequence ATGACTTCTCGGGATCAGCTGGTGCAGCAGGTGCTGCGCGACCTGCAGGAGGCAGTGGAGTCCGAGGGCTTGGAGGGTCTCATCAGTGCTGCCCTGGAGGCCAAGCAGGTCCTATCATCCTTCACCCTCCCCGTCTGCCAGAAGGGCGGCCCTGGCGCTCAGATGCTGGAAGTGGACTCTGTGGCCTTGAGTCTGTACCCGGAGGATGCTCCTCGGAACATGCTGCCCTTGGTGTGCAAGGGTGAGGGGAGCCTGTTGTTTGAAGCGGCCAGCCTGTTGTTGTGGGGGCACACGGGTCTCAGCCTGGAGCTGCGGGCCCGCACTGTGGTGGAAATGCTGCTGCACAGGCACTATTACCTGCAGGGCATGATCGACTCCAAGGTGATGCTGCAGGCTGTGCGCTACTCCTTGTGCTCTGAGGAGTCACCTGAGATGACCAACCTGTCTTTTGCCACACTGGAGGCCATCTTTGATGCTGACGTCAAGGCTACGTGCTTCCCGACGAGCTTCTCCAATGTGTGGCACTTGTATGCCCTCGCCTCCATCCTTGAGCGCAACATCTACTCCATCTACCCCATGCGCAATGTCAAGATCCGACCCTATTTTAACCGCGTCATCATGCCTCGCTGCTCCACCCACGTGACCTCCATGCTGCACATCATGTGGGCTGGTCAGCCCCTCACTAGCCACCTCTTCCGTCACCAGTATTTTGCCCCTGTGGTTGGGCTGGAGGAGGTAGAGGCTGACTGTAACACTAGCCTGGACCCTGCTCctccaaacctgggttctctgctaCCACCCGCCAAAACCCTGGAGCTGCTCAACCGTGAACCCGGCCTCAGCTACTCACACCTCTGTGACCGCACCAACATCACCAAGAGCACCTTCTACCGCTGGCGGCGGCAGACCCAAGAGCACCGGCAGAAGGTAGCCACCCGCTTCTCTGCCAAGCACTTCCTGCAGGACAGTTTCCACCGTGGGGGCTTTGTGCCATTGCAGCAGTTCCTGCAGAGATTCCCTGAGATCTCCCGTTCTACCTACTATGCTTGGAAGCATGAGCTGCTGGGCTCTGGTGCCAACTCAGCCCTGGGACCAGCCACTCCATCCAGGGAGGCACTGGCTGTGCCGGAGGTGGAGAGGCCACCAGGGAAAAAGGCTTCTGAGGAGGTGGGGTGCTCCCCACTGGCAGCAGCAATGTTGAGCTCTCCTAGTATGATCTTAATGCAGCGTGCCAAGTCTTTCTTGGAGTATTGCATCTCCCTGAACAAACTGGTACCCTATCGCTGCTTCAAATGCAGGTTCCCTGGCATCTCGAGGTCCACCTACTACAACTGGAGGCGGAAAGCCCTCAGGAGGACCCCCAGTTTCAAGCTGTCCCAAGCAGCTCTTGAAACTGCTGAGTCTCTCCAGCCAACAGATGTTGGGAAAGAGACCCCATCCTCTTCGAAGAGTGAGGcgggagaggaggggacagggaaaacaggaagtggggctcCTCTGACTTCCCAGGGGCTCATATCCCCAAAGATGCCCTTATCTCGTTGGCAGAGACGACTACGCAGGGCTGCCCGCAAGCAGGTGCTAAGTGGGCACCTACCCTTCTGTCGCTTCCGCCTCCGCTATCCTAGCCTGTTACCTTCCACTTTTTGGGTATGGAAAAGTCTTTCCCAGGGATCGCCCCGGATGCAGATTACCTCTTTGGGCCAGAGGAAGCAGAAGCCTGAGGGACGGCAGAAGCCTGAGGGACGGCAGAAGCCTGAGGGACGGCAGAAGCCAGAGGGACGGCAGAAGTCTGAGGAACGGCAGAATCCAGTTGAACCGCAGGCTATGGAAACTGTTCAGAATGTAACATCTGTGGTGGTTCCTCCAGCGGAGACACTGCCAGTGGCTGCTTCTCCAGAAGATGCCCCAGGAGGGCCTTCCAGAGAGGGGATCACTCAAGAGGCAGCTATGGCCCAGGGCCAACCCCATAGTGGATCGTTGCCAAGCCAGACTATGGCGAAGGCACCCGGGGGCAGTGATGGGCAGGTGCTGGTGATGGACATGCTTACCACCACGAGGTTCAAGGCCCAGGCCAAGCTGTTCCTGCAGAAGCGCTTCCAGTCGAAGACGTTCCCCTCCTACAAGGAGTTCCAGGCGCTCTTCCCCCTCACTGCCCGCTCCACCTACTACATGTGGAAGCGGGCGCTCTATGAAGGTCTCACGCTGATTGATGGCTGA
- the Vrtn gene encoding vertnin isoform X2 yields MTSRDQLVQQVLRDLQEAVESEGLEGLISAALEAKQVLSSFTLPVCQKGGPGAQMLEVDSVALSLYPEDAPRNMLPLVCKGEGSLLFEAASLLLWGHTGLSLELRARTVVEMLLHRHYYLQGMIDSKVMLQAVRYSLCSEESPEMTNLSFATLEAIFDADVKATCFPTSFSNVWHLYALASILERNIYSIYPMRNVKIRPYFNRVIMPRCSTHVTSMLHIMWAGQPLTSHLFRHQYFAPVVGLEEVEADCNTSLDPAPPNLGSLLPPAKTLELLNREPGLSYSHLCDRTNITKSTFYRWRRQTQEHRQKVATRFSAKHFLQDSFHRGGFVPLQQFLQRFPEISRSTYYAWKHELLGSGANSALGPATPSREALAVPEVERPPGKKASEEVGCSPLAAAMLSSPSMILMQRAKSFLEYCISLNKLVPYRCFKCRFPGISRSTYYNWRRKALRRTPSFKLSQAALETAESLQPTDVGKETPSSSKSEAGEEGTGKTGSGAPLTSQGLISPKMPLSRWQRRLRRAARKQVLSGHLPFCRFRLRYPSLLPSTFWVWKSLSQGSPRMQITSLGQRKQKPEGRQKPEAVQNVTSVVVPPAETLPVAASPEDAPGGPSREGITQEAAMAQGQPHSGSLPSQTMAKAPGGSDGQVLVMDMLTTTRFKAQAKLFLQKRFQSKTFPSYKEFQALFPLTARSTYYMWKRALYEGLTLIDG; encoded by the exons ATGACTTCTCGGGATCAGCTGGTGCAGCAGGTGCTGCGCGACCTGCAGGAGGCAGTGGAGTCCGAGGGCTTGGAGGGTCTCATCAGTGCTGCCCTGGAGGCCAAGCAGGTCCTATCATCCTTCACCCTCCCCGTCTGCCAGAAGGGCGGCCCTGGCGCTCAGATGCTGGAAGTGGACTCTGTGGCCTTGAGTCTGTACCCGGAGGATGCTCCTCGGAACATGCTGCCCTTGGTGTGCAAGGGTGAGGGGAGCCTGTTGTTTGAAGCGGCCAGCCTGTTGTTGTGGGGGCACACGGGTCTCAGCCTGGAGCTGCGGGCCCGCACTGTGGTGGAAATGCTGCTGCACAGGCACTATTACCTGCAGGGCATGATCGACTCCAAGGTGATGCTGCAGGCTGTGCGCTACTCCTTGTGCTCTGAGGAGTCACCTGAGATGACCAACCTGTCTTTTGCCACACTGGAGGCCATCTTTGATGCTGACGTCAAGGCTACGTGCTTCCCGACGAGCTTCTCCAATGTGTGGCACTTGTATGCCCTCGCCTCCATCCTTGAGCGCAACATCTACTCCATCTACCCCATGCGCAATGTCAAGATCCGACCCTATTTTAACCGCGTCATCATGCCTCGCTGCTCCACCCACGTGACCTCCATGCTGCACATCATGTGGGCTGGTCAGCCCCTCACTAGCCACCTCTTCCGTCACCAGTATTTTGCCCCTGTGGTTGGGCTGGAGGAGGTAGAGGCTGACTGTAACACTAGCCTGGACCCTGCTCctccaaacctgggttctctgctaCCACCCGCCAAAACCCTGGAGCTGCTCAACCGTGAACCCGGCCTCAGCTACTCACACCTCTGTGACCGCACCAACATCACCAAGAGCACCTTCTACCGCTGGCGGCGGCAGACCCAAGAGCACCGGCAGAAGGTAGCCACCCGCTTCTCTGCCAAGCACTTCCTGCAGGACAGTTTCCACCGTGGGGGCTTTGTGCCATTGCAGCAGTTCCTGCAGAGATTCCCTGAGATCTCCCGTTCTACCTACTATGCTTGGAAGCATGAGCTGCTGGGCTCTGGTGCCAACTCAGCCCTGGGACCAGCCACTCCATCCAGGGAGGCACTGGCTGTGCCGGAGGTGGAGAGGCCACCAGGGAAAAAGGCTTCTGAGGAGGTGGGGTGCTCCCCACTGGCAGCAGCAATGTTGAGCTCTCCTAGTATGATCTTAATGCAGCGTGCCAAGTCTTTCTTGGAGTATTGCATCTCCCTGAACAAACTGGTACCCTATCGCTGCTTCAAATGCAGGTTCCCTGGCATCTCGAGGTCCACCTACTACAACTGGAGGCGGAAAGCCCTCAGGAGGACCCCCAGTTTCAAGCTGTCCCAAGCAGCTCTTGAAACTGCTGAGTCTCTCCAGCCAACAGATGTTGGGAAAGAGACCCCATCCTCTTCGAAGAGTGAGGcgggagaggaggggacagggaaaacaggaagtggggctcCTCTGACTTCCCAGGGGCTCATATCCCCAAAGATGCCCTTATCTCGTTGGCAGAGACGACTACGCAGGGCTGCCCGCAAGCAGGTGCTAAGTGGGCACCTACCCTTCTGTCGCTTCCGCCTCCGCTATCCTAGCCTGTTACCTTCCACTTTTTGGGTATGGAAAAGTCTTTCCCAGGGATCGCCCCGGATGCAGATTACCTCTTTGGGCCAGAGGAAGCAGAAGCCTGAGGGACGGCAGAAGCCTGAGG CTGTTCAGAATGTAACATCTGTGGTGGTTCCTCCAGCGGAGACACTGCCAGTGGCTGCTTCTCCAGAAGATGCCCCAGGAGGGCCTTCCAGAGAGGGGATCACTCAAGAGGCAGCTATGGCCCAGGGCCAACCCCATAGTGGATCGTTGCCAAGCCAGACTATGGCGAAGGCACCCGGGGGCAGTGATGGGCAGGTGCTGGTGATGGACATGCTTACCACCACGAGGTTCAAGGCCCAGGCCAAGCTGTTCCTGCAGAAGCGCTTCCAGTCGAAGACGTTCCCCTCCTACAAGGAGTTCCAGGCGCTCTTCCCCCTCACTGCCCGCTCCACCTACTACATGTGGAAGCGGGCGCTCTATGAAGGTCTCACGCTGATTGATGGCTGA